One Romeriopsis navalis LEGE 11480 genomic region harbors:
- a CDS encoding RNA-guided endonuclease InsQ/TnpB family protein, whose amino-acid sequence MLILEFKVKGRPRQYSGIDEAIRTTQFIRNKAIRYWMDNPKASKYDLNQQCAVLAKEFDFARTLNSQARQAAAERAWAAISRFYDNCKKNVQGKKGFPKFQKDCRSVEYKATGWKLSDDRKQITFTDKKGIGRLKMMGTRDLNFYPPDQIKRVRLVRRADGYYAQFSVNADRQESVKPTGNAIGLDVGLKAFYTDSNGVAVSNPRFLRKGEQRTKRAQRIQSRRVKGGKNRFKAIKRLGIQHLKISRQRKDHAIKLARCVITSNDVVAYEDLSVKHLVKHHCLAKSINDASWYQFRVWLEYFGKVYGKVTIAVPPHYTSQDCSACGQRVKKALSVRTHVCECGCELDRDHNAAINILQRGLSTVGHTGIYALGDLTATLTESVLS is encoded by the coding sequence ATGCTGATTCTTGAATTTAAGGTGAAAGGCAGGCCCCGACAGTATTCGGGCATTGACGAAGCAATTCGGACAACTCAGTTCATTCGGAATAAAGCAATCCGTTACTGGATGGACAATCCGAAGGCGAGTAAGTACGATTTGAATCAGCAATGCGCGGTATTGGCCAAGGAATTTGACTTTGCCCGCACGTTGAATTCACAGGCGAGACAAGCCGCGGCGGAGCGGGCTTGGGCCGCAATTAGTCGGTTCTACGATAACTGCAAGAAGAACGTTCAGGGTAAGAAAGGGTTTCCCAAGTTTCAGAAAGATTGCCGTTCAGTTGAATATAAAGCAACTGGCTGGAAACTTTCCGATGACCGCAAACAGATCACTTTCACTGATAAGAAAGGGATTGGGCGGTTAAAAATGATGGGCACCCGTGACCTGAACTTCTATCCGCCGGACCAAATTAAGCGAGTTCGCTTAGTGCGTCGGGCCGATGGGTATTACGCTCAATTTTCAGTTAACGCCGACCGTCAAGAATCAGTCAAACCGACCGGCAATGCTATCGGGTTGGATGTGGGGTTGAAAGCGTTCTACACCGATTCAAATGGCGTTGCGGTGTCTAATCCTCGCTTCCTGCGTAAAGGTGAGCAGCGCACTAAACGCGCGCAGCGCATCCAGTCACGTCGGGTGAAGGGTGGAAAGAATCGGTTTAAGGCAATCAAACGGCTCGGGATACAACACCTCAAGATAAGTCGGCAACGTAAAGACCATGCCATCAAATTGGCGCGGTGCGTCATCACATCTAACGATGTCGTCGCCTACGAAGATTTAAGCGTGAAGCATCTCGTTAAACATCATTGCCTGGCCAAATCGATTAACGATGCAAGCTGGTATCAGTTCCGTGTATGGCTGGAATATTTTGGCAAGGTGTACGGCAAAGTCACCATCGCCGTTCCACCGCACTATACGAGTCAGGATTGCAGCGCTTGTGGTCAACGCGTCAAGAAAGCGCTATCAGTCAGAACTCACGTTTGTGAGTGTGGCTGCGAGTTAGACCGTGACCATAACGCCGCAATCAACATCTTGCAAAGGGGTTTAAGTACGGTGGGGCACACCGGAATTTACGCTTTGGGAGATTTGACCGCTACTTTGACTGAATCCGTTCTGTCTTAG